From the Brassica napus cultivar Da-Ae chromosome A8, Da-Ae, whole genome shotgun sequence genome, one window contains:
- the LOC106362158 gene encoding uncharacterized protein LOC106362158, translating to MKMTLFKRPCDYSKMNKEDPEELLHRRAKFLIYKKLQEADLISHRSPPSLLFLRMKIFRLKVMIGNSLANLHRSIASTIRFGGIRKHSQGGLRAFKKMFHGGATTGLHRPIFTFEV from the coding sequence ATGAAAATGACCCTTTTCAAAAGGCCATGCGATTACTCAAAGATGAACAAGGAAGACCCAGAAGAGTTACTTCACCGGCGAGCCAAGTTCTTGATCTACAAAAAGCTTCAAGAAGCCGACTTGATTTCTCATCGTTCTCCTCCGTCGTTATTGTTTCTACGTATGAAGATTTTCCGATTGAAAGTCATGATCGGAAACAGTTTGGCTAATCTACATCGCAGCATAGCATCCACCATTAGATTTGGCGGAATCCGAAAGCACTCACAAGGCGGCTTGAGAGCGTTCAAGAAGATGTTCCACGGTGGGGCAACAACTGGACTACATAGGCCTATTTTCACTTTCGaagtttga